A region from the Melioribacter roseus P3M-2 genome encodes:
- a CDS encoding anti-sigma factor family protein, whose amino-acid sequence MNCNDIYIYLHRYIDETLDEKSLRELKIHIETCAGCREKHDKFNRFFELLKSLPYSVEPPADLIELLSKELLRKSLNQINNERKTKIIDDIKKRREQSRQEKLLNETRGLTKKSRMSRSLKTPHSRLSSGKIILFIAAGVLIFSALAYYFYLNSLANSPWTVESVKGTFELNGLNYTDAFWYEGERLICSDSSRLRIIIPGEGRFELEGKSAALLKQAHKKSNIIFLEYGAVKTDDKLGRLGLTVEFENNELKGDIASYEFYLNNGNGELTVTNGAVYINDRIKIKDGYFVKFRNFSSGTPLRIGVDRDFENFVEQFDADYITPQTMSGITKNAKREDALSLLSILENSPLTYRGELFQAVANFFPPPPNVTYDGVIRLDKEMLTSWENTIEKSLGSQ is encoded by the coding sequence ATGAATTGCAACGATATTTATATTTATCTGCACAGATATATCGACGAAACGCTCGACGAGAAATCGCTGCGCGAACTTAAGATTCATATTGAAACATGCGCGGGATGCCGCGAAAAACACGACAAGTTCAATCGGTTTTTCGAGCTTCTTAAATCGCTGCCTTATTCAGTGGAACCGCCCGCCGATCTGATCGAATTGCTTTCGAAAGAATTGCTGAGAAAATCTCTCAATCAAATTAACAACGAACGCAAGACGAAAATTATCGACGACATTAAAAAACGGCGCGAGCAATCCCGGCAGGAAAAATTATTGAACGAAACCCGGGGCTTGACAAAAAAGAGCCGGATGAGCCGGTCGCTGAAAACCCCGCATTCCCGGCTCTCGTCGGGTAAAATAATATTGTTTATTGCGGCGGGCGTTTTGATTTTCTCCGCGCTCGCTTATTATTTCTATCTGAACAGTCTCGCAAATTCGCCCTGGACTGTTGAGAGTGTCAAAGGAACATTCGAATTAAACGGACTCAATTATACGGACGCTTTCTGGTACGAAGGCGAAAGATTAATCTGTTCCGATTCCTCCCGCCTCAGAATAATTATACCCGGAGAAGGGAGATTCGAACTGGAAGGAAAATCCGCGGCATTGCTTAAACAGGCTCACAAGAAGAGCAATATAATCTTTCTCGAATACGGCGCCGTTAAAACCGACGACAAGCTCGGACGACTCGGATTGACGGTCGAGTTCGAAAACAACGAATTGAAAGGCGATATAGCTTCGTACGAATTTTATTTAAATAACGGCAACGGAGAATTGACGGTAACAAACGGCGCGGTTTATATCAACGACCGGATTAAAATCAAAGACGGTTACTTCGTAAAATTCCGCAATTTTTCTTCCGGGACGCCTTTGAGGATCGGCGTCGACAGGGATTTCGAAAACTTTGTAGAACAATTCGACGCGGATTACATAACTCCGCAGACGATGTCGGGCATAACAAAAAATGCAAAACGCGAAGACGCGCTTTCATTGCTTTCGATTCTCGAAAATTCGCCATTGACTTACAGAGGGGAATTATTCCAGGCGGTCGCCAACTTCTTTCCTCCGCCTCCAAACGTTACATACGACGGAGTTATTCGGCTCGACAAAGAGATGTTAACAAGCTGGGAAAACACGATCGAAAAATCATTGGGCTCTCAATAA
- a CDS encoding RNA polymerase sigma factor, producing MPGKSENTNYVNYLVELSQAGRKNAFFDLCEINLKSVFTTVYRLTADYNSARSVTVQAFLNAWEEIKEYDYKIPFALWIKQIAVNTAIPKINKSSMIKLPDELPDDNKKKLETLIMNLDYVRRTIFVLHDLEGYDYNKIAEFLWYDNTDEIITALMETREYLMEAVCKK from the coding sequence ATGCCTGGCAAATCGGAAAATACAAACTACGTCAATTACCTAGTAGAGCTTTCGCAGGCGGGCAGAAAGAACGCCTTTTTCGACCTGTGCGAAATCAATCTGAAAAGCGTTTTTACTACTGTCTATCGTTTAACCGCGGATTATAACTCAGCGCGTTCCGTTACGGTTCAGGCGTTTTTGAACGCATGGGAAGAAATTAAAGAGTACGATTATAAAATTCCGTTTGCGCTCTGGATAAAACAAATTGCAGTTAATACAGCCATACCCAAAATCAACAAATCGAGCATGATAAAACTGCCTGACGAACTCCCGGACGACAATAAAAAGAAACTCGAAACGCTTATTATGAATCTCGATTACGTCCGGCGCACAATATTCGTACTTCACGACCTCGAAGGTTATGACTACAATAAAATTGCCGAATTTCTATGGTACGACAACACCGACGAAATCATTACCGCTTTGATGGAAACCCGGGAATATCTGATGGAAGCGGTGTGCAAAAAATGA